In Betta splendens chromosome 19, fBetSpl5.4, whole genome shotgun sequence, the following proteins share a genomic window:
- the minpp1b gene encoding multiple inositol polyphosphate phosphatase 1b encodes MLPAPLLMNSFLVAALSLVMTRLTCSSLSVSDIPHIAAYFGTKTRYEEVNRHLLRDGLWVNTSVRKSPAAERCTPIHLTAVIRHGCRYPTIQNIRKIQKLSELVRREASRGSDESEGWLRNIQNGWEMWYKEDMDGQLVPKGREDLRLLARRLAILFPALLSEKNRSSGRIRFLTSSKHRCVSSVEAFQEGLQQHWGNQDVDYRHEVNDDLMRFFERCLGYVEGVEKNRTALLEVDKFRRGEEMEGVRRRMADRLGLPQHRLTPDLVEAAFFLCSYELSIKSLHSPWCFLFDRNDAKVLEYQSDLKQFWKRSYGHAVNSMSSCPLFHHVFRTLDKAGRPRRSTEASPEPASILVGHAETLLPLLSLLGLYKDQSLLRASNYQSQQGRSFRTSLIVPYAANLLFVLYDCQRGPRLQMLINESPARFPGLEEDAPLYRDVRAMYRHLLDGCDFHRECEGRPEGRGPNTEL; translated from the exons ATGCTCCCGGCTCCTCTGCTCATGAACAGCTTCTTGGTGGCGGCTCTCAGCCTGGTTATGACCCGGCTaacctgctcctctctgtcggTTTCGGACATCCCACATATCGCTGCTTACTTCGGGACCAAGACCAGGTACGAAGAGGTGAACCGGCACTTGCTGCGAGACGGGTTATGGGTCAACACCTCGGTACGGAAGTCTCCGGCCGCCGAGCGGTGCACCCCGATTCACCTAACCGCTGTCATCCGACACGGCTGCCGGTACCCGACCATCCAGAACATCCGCAAGATCCAGAAACTCAGCGAGCTGGTCCGTAGAGAAGCTTCCAGAGGCTCTGATGAGTCCGAGGGCTGGCTCCGGAACATCCAGAACGGCTGGGAGATGTGGTACAAAGAGGACATGGACG GACAGCTGGTTCCGAAGGGCAGGGAGGACCTCCGCCTGCTGGCCCGGCGTCTGGCCATCCTCTTCCCGGCTCTGCTGTCGGAGAAGAACCGGAGCAGCGGGAGGATCCGATTCCTGACCAGCTCGAAGCATCGCTGCGTGAGCAGCGTAGAAGCGTTTCAGGAGGgtctgcagcagcactggggAAACCAGG ATGTGGACTACAGACATGAGGTGAACGATGACCTGATGCGGTTCTTCGAACGTTGCCTTGGTTATGTGGAGGGCGTGGAGAAGAACCGCACGGCGCTGTTGGAGGTGGACAAGTTCAGACgtggggaggagatggagggagtgaggaggaggatggccgACCGACTGGGCCTTCCTCAGCACCGCCTTACACCAG ATCTGGTTGAAGCAGCATTTTTCTTGTGCTCCTACGAGCTGTCCATCAAATCTCTTCACTCTCCTTGGTGTTTCCTGTTTGACCGGAATGACGCCAAG GTGCTGGAGTACCAGTCGGACCTGAAGCAGTTCTGGAAGCGTTCTTACGGTCACGCTGTCAACAGCATGTCCAGCTGTCCGCTGTTTCATCACGTCTTCAGAACACTCGACAAAGCCGGGCGTCCACGCAG GTCCACTGAGGCGTCTCCAGAACCGGCCTCCATCCTGGTGGGTCACGCTGAGACCCTactcccccttctctccctgcTGGGACTTTACAAGGACCAGAGCCTGCTTAGGGCCAGTAACTACCAGTCACAGCAAG GAAGAAGCTTCCGGACCAGTCTGATCGTCCCGTATGCCGCCaacctgctctttgtcctgtatgACTGCCAGCGAGGCCCACGGCTGCAGATGCTCATTAACGAATCACCAGCCCGGTTCCCTGGTCTGGAGGAGGACGCTCCCCTGTACCGGGACGTCAGGGCCATGtaccgccacctgctggacggcTGCGACTTCCACAGGGAGTGTGAGGGACGACCTGAAGGCCGTGGACCAAACACTGAGCTCTGA
- the bbs1 gene encoding Bardet-Biedl syndrome 1 protein produces MSESGSDGGKWLDAHYDPVASLYTFSSCVDLADLSGDGESRLVVGDLGSGSSGMKLKVFRGTALMSESTLLDLPAGLVAFFMDLHEPRIPAVAVASGPCIYVYKNLRPYFKFTLPSLEVNTLEQDVWQQVREGQIDPPTLKEMLESIRMKADVPLSVRSLRFLSLDTSDMGEYVQLHKQQPIRRQTVITCIGTLKKSTADEDGVSCLVIGTECSDVYILDPEAFIVLYKMSLPAAPTLMDVTGQYDVEFRITVACRNGNIYILRRESDKPKYCIELASHPVGLVRVGKIVVVGCADESLQGFTQKGKKLWRIVLPAPIITMAAMDLPTRGFQAVLVGLANCEVQLYREKNLLSTIKTPDVVTSICFGRYGREDGTLIMTTKGGGLMVKILKRTAVFDDRDSSAGPPLAQSVRLNVPKKTKLYVDQTLRERENGLAMHRAFQMDLSRLRLAAAKAYVKALESSLTPMSSSLTEPLKMNAVVQGLGPSFKLTLNVQNTAACRPVMNLAVSFLYDENLYRMRNPYMRIPLLVPGLIYPIETFVECTSDRGISDIIKVFILTKGRSSPLLTAHINMPVSEGLTLN; encoded by the exons ATGTCTGAGTCGGGCAGTGACGGAGGGAAGTGGTTGGATGCTCACTATGACCCAGTGGCCAGTCTCtacaccttctcctcctgcgtGGACCTGGCAGACCTGAGTGGGGATGGGGAGAGCCGACTGGTGGTGGGGGACCTGGGCTCCGGCTCATCTGGGATGAAGCTGAAAGTGTTTCGGGGCACGGCGCTGATGAGTGAGAGCACCCTGCTGGACCTGCCTGCCGGCCTCGTCGCCTTCTTCATGGACCTGCACGAACCACGCATCCCCGCCGTGGCAGTGGCCTCCGGACCCTGCATCTACGTCTACAAGAACCTAAGACCCTACTTCAAGTTTACCCTGCCCAGTCTGGAGGTCAACACATTGGAGCAG GACGTGTGGCAGCAAGTGAGAGAGGGTCAGATCGATCCTCCTACCCTGAAGGAGATGTTGGAGAGCATCAGGATGAAGGCTGATGTCCCGCTCTCCGTCCGCTCCCTCAGGTTCCTGTCTCTGGACACCAGTGACATGGGTGAATATGTCCAGCTGCATaaacagcagccaatcagacggCAG ACGGTCATCACCTGCATTGGGACTCTGAAGAAGAGCACGGCGGATGAGGACGGTGTCAGCTGCTTGGTGATTGGTACCGAGTGCAGCGACGTCTACATCCTGGACCCTGAAGCTTTCATCGTACTCTACAAG ATGTCACTGCCGGCTGCTCCCACCCTAATGGACGTGACAGGTCAGTACGATGTGGAGTTTCGTATCACTGTGGCCTGTCGCAACGGGAACATCTACATCCTACGCAG AGAGTCAGACAAACCCAAGTACTGCATCGAGCTGGCGTCTCACCCAGTGGGTCTGGTCAGGGTCGGTAAGATTGTGGTCGTCGGCTGCGCTGACGAGAGCCTGCAGGGCTTCACGCAGAAG GGAAAGAAGCTGTGGAGGATTGTTCTCCCTGCTCCCATTATCACCATGGCTGCCATGGACCTCCCTACTAGAGGCTTCCAAGCTGTTCTGGTGGGCCTGGCTAACTGTGAGGTCCAGCTGTACCGGGAGAAGAACCTCCTGAGCACCATAAAGACGCCTGATGTGGTGACCAGCATCTGCTTCGGCCGTTACGGGCGAGAGGATGGGACCCTCATCATGACCACCAAGGGCGGAGGCCTGATGGTGAAGATCCTGAAGCGGACCGCCGTGTTCGACGACAGAGACAGCAGCGCCGGGCCGCCGCTGGCCCAGAGTGTCCGCCTCAATGTCCCCAAGAAAACCAAGCTGTACGTGGACCAGACGCTGAGGGAGCGTGAGAACGGCCTGGCCATGCACCGCGCCTTCCAGATGGACCTGAGCCGCCTGCGACTGGCTGCAGCTAAAGCCTACGTCAAAGCGCTTGAGTCCAGTCTCACGCCCATGTCCTCCAGCCTCACCGAGCCACTGAAGATGAACGCGGTGGTCCAGGGTCTGGGCCCATCCTTCAAACTGACCCTGAATGTCCAGAACACGGCGGCCTGTCGGCCCGTCATGAACCTGGCTGTCAGCTTCCTGTATGATGAGAACCTGTACAGAATGAGGAACCCGTACATGAGGATCCCTCTGCTGGTGCCTGGACTCATCTACCCCATCGAGACCTTCGTGGAGTGCACCAGCGACAGGGGCATCTCTGACATCATCAAGGTTTTCATACTGACCAAGGGCCGGAGCTCCCCACTGCTGACCGCTCACATCAACATGCCTGTGAGTGAGGGGCTGACGCTCAACTGA